A window of the Corynebacterium minutissimum genome harbors these coding sequences:
- a CDS encoding DUF418 domain-containing protein — MQDKRQRLIVPDLARGTALLGIAMANAVQSWIVNDWSLGPSSTLGGVRPDSTLDIVAAVFTGMFVRVRGLPMFCMLLGFGIGLIVASLQRKGYTHKESRRVLIRRYGLLAVFGLAHGFLLFNQDIMLVYGLMAVAMVWCFTLSIRTLRRIAYWFFGGYAVFTGSGAVAAYFGYINLLPGSRPMTRELVTFGDFFVRNVRGEVAALGLIPLMFVSLVGVFLIGYIWAQEGVLASVSAHRRTLVTWVVIAGAIIVFIGLPWGLAAAGVVPSELEPVFLMLNQAFGFLTGPGILAVLALLTEKLNNRVPRWAYAFVALGKRSMSGYIAQSVVFIILVTPAGFGLGGDASVSGKLGIGLLVFALTLLLAALLEAWGKPGPFEWAHRRLAYGPTGRIEPKVTPEGA; from the coding sequence ATGCAGGACAAACGACAACGCCTCATCGTTCCCGACTTAGCGCGCGGCACGGCGTTGTTGGGGATTGCCATGGCGAACGCTGTGCAGAGTTGGATTGTGAACGATTGGTCCTTGGGGCCTAGCTCCACCTTGGGCGGTGTGCGCCCTGATAGCACCTTGGACATCGTGGCTGCAGTGTTCACCGGCATGTTTGTGCGCGTGCGTGGCCTGCCCATGTTTTGCATGCTGTTGGGATTCGGCATTGGTCTCATTGTTGCCAGCCTGCAGCGCAAAGGCTACACCCATAAGGAATCTCGACGCGTGCTCATCCGCCGCTACGGCTTGCTGGCAGTGTTTGGTCTGGCACATGGCTTCCTGCTATTCAATCAAGACATCATGCTGGTCTATGGCCTCATGGCCGTTGCAATGGTCTGGTGCTTCACACTCTCGATACGTACGCTGCGGCGCATCGCCTACTGGTTCTTCGGCGGCTATGCGGTTTTCACCGGTTCGGGTGCGGTGGCTGCCTACTTTGGTTACATCAATCTTCTGCCCGGCTCGCGACCGATGACCAGGGAGCTTGTCACCTTCGGTGACTTCTTCGTCCGCAACGTGCGCGGTGAGGTCGCTGCTTTGGGACTGATCCCCTTGATGTTTGTGTCGCTGGTCGGCGTTTTCCTCATCGGGTACATCTGGGCACAGGAGGGCGTGCTTGCCAGCGTTTCTGCGCACCGCCGAACCTTGGTGACTTGGGTTGTCATTGCAGGCGCGATCATCGTCTTTATTGGGCTGCCGTGGGGTCTTGCGGCTGCTGGTGTCGTGCCATCCGAACTGGAACCGGTCTTCCTCATGCTGAACCAAGCCTTCGGCTTTCTCACTGGTCCGGGCATTCTTGCTGTATTGGCACTACTCACGGAGAAACTCAACAACCGTGTTCCCAGGTGGGCCTATGCTTTCGTGGCGCTGGGCAAGCGCTCGATGTCGGGCTACATTGCGCAGTCGGTCGTCTTCATCATTCTGGTTACCCCAGCTGGCTTCGGGCTAGGTGGGGATGCTTCGGTCAGCGGCAAGCTTGGAATCGGTCTGCTGGTCTTTGCTCTCACTCTGCTTCTTGCCGCTCTGCTTGAGGCTTGGGGCAAACCCGGCCCATTCGAGTGGGCGCATCGCCGACTGGCATACGGTCCGACAGGGCGTATTGAACCCAAGGTGACTCCCGAAGGGGCCTGA
- a CDS encoding DUF1990 domain-containing protein, translated as MSEQLSYSSTEGFPQLHMSRVIDADFEAASSRLFRWGLQRSGLFRVRATHDVVEEGAEVSLGLGPWEFRCRVVNVFREEGRCGFTYGTLPGHIERGEETFTLERLRDGRTLLLVDASSQPARLTFLRPLLDIPRRALIRCFYLRALDG; from the coding sequence ATGTCTGAGCAACTGTCCTACTCCTCCACCGAGGGCTTCCCGCAGCTGCACATGTCCCGCGTCATTGATGCTGATTTCGAGGCCGCGTCCAGCAGGCTCTTTCGCTGGGGACTGCAGCGCAGCGGCCTCTTCCGCGTGCGCGCTACTCATGACGTCGTGGAGGAAGGCGCAGAGGTCAGCCTTGGGTTGGGGCCGTGGGAGTTTCGCTGCCGAGTGGTGAATGTATTCCGCGAGGAGGGGCGCTGCGGTTTTACCTACGGCACCCTCCCCGGCCACATCGAGCGCGGCGAAGAAACCTTCACACTAGAGCGCCTGCGGGATGGGCGCACGCTGCTGCTTGTCGATGCCTCCTCCCAGCCCGCCCGCCTTACCTTCCTACGCCCGCTGCTCGATATTCCCCGGCGCGCATTGATCCGGTGCTTCTATCTGCGGGCGTTGGACGGTTAA
- a CDS encoding DUF4232 domain-containing protein has translation MTTQRLLPVLAAGSLALVLTGCSSDDSTDATLSDVSPSPVSPSPSPESHATPQASDDTDAVSTPLASADSPASDASSSKATQEDTAETVPASTEDGACATAQLDISLNNEQGAAGSRLADIVFTNTSNAPCTLTGFPGVSAVTNDDGTQLGAAAERETSLPSATVTLEPGKSARAGLKMTVVDVIDPATCQPQPADGLRVYPPGETASAFIRIEGLQGCAGEANYLSVQPVTAT, from the coding sequence ATGACTACGCAGCGACTACTCCCCGTTCTCGCCGCCGGTTCCCTTGCCCTCGTGTTGACCGGCTGCAGCAGCGATGACAGCACGGACGCCACGCTTTCCGACGTCTCCCCCTCCCCCGTTTCCCCCTCCCCGAGCCCCGAAAGCCACGCCACTCCGCAGGCTTCCGATGACACTGATGCCGTGTCCACACCGCTTGCGTCAGCAGACAGTCCAGCCTCGGATGCTTCGTCGTCTAAGGCGACGCAGGAGGACACAGCTGAAACAGTTCCAGCCAGCACCGAGGACGGCGCCTGCGCTACAGCGCAGCTCGACATCAGCCTCAACAATGAGCAGGGCGCAGCCGGTTCACGCTTGGCTGATATCGTCTTCACCAACACCTCCAACGCTCCGTGCACTCTCACCGGATTTCCCGGTGTGTCCGCAGTGACCAATGACGATGGCACGCAACTAGGCGCAGCTGCTGAGCGCGAAACCAGCCTCCCCAGTGCGACAGTAACCCTAGAACCCGGCAAATCTGCCCGTGCGGGCCTCAAGATGACCGTCGTCGACGTGATAGATCCCGCCACCTGCCAACCACAGCCCGCCGATGGTCTCCGCGTGTACCCACCAGGCGAAACCGCCAGTGCCTTCATCCGCATCGAAGGCCTCCAGGGCTGCGCTGGCGAGGCGAACTACCTCTCCGTCCAACCCGTCACCGCCACTTAA
- a CDS encoding NUDIX domain-containing protein, which produces MSENPTSPSSAADISEIVAIVLRDTHGRVLVIRATSTPEFVLPFGSIDSTLNPARAAQLIAHEAIRAVVDMSKLRRLATYISPAANDAPQTIHAHVYVYEEEISVAHPDKEIAELAWVDPAAPDVDIAPLLKERVFPALQDL; this is translated from the coding sequence ATGTCTGAGAACCCCACCTCGCCATCATCAGCTGCAGACATTTCGGAAATTGTCGCCATTGTCCTGCGTGATACTCACGGCCGAGTTCTTGTCATTCGCGCTACGTCCACCCCAGAATTCGTCCTGCCTTTCGGCTCCATTGACAGCACCCTCAATCCCGCCCGCGCGGCCCAGCTCATCGCCCACGAAGCCATACGCGCGGTGGTCGATATGTCCAAGCTGCGCCGGCTTGCCACCTATATCTCCCCAGCCGCCAACGACGCCCCACAAACTATCCACGCGCACGTGTATGTCTACGAAGAAGAAATCTCTGTTGCGCACCCCGACAAAGAGATTGCCGAGCTAGCATGGGTCGATCCCGCCGCTCCGGACGTCGATATCGCCCCATTACTCAAGGAGAGAGTATTCCCCGCCTTACAGGATCTCTAA
- a CDS encoding inositol monophosphatase family protein yields the protein MSDQPSLTEMIDAIIKTFIVAHADDTDAHLAQALVYNAGRLAWRLREQGVEVSQKTDRSDVVTDADFAAERFVAGVLEALRGEDGIVGEEGANRESKSGRTWVIDPVDGTYNFASGFDYWCSALALSDANGVILGAVHRPAMGYTWFGGRDFPATLDSKEVTPLVDAPAEDLCLSTYLHPSCITDPKISAAWEKVAPHFATVRMLGAGSVDLSSVADGTWGAWMQHSVKDWDWYPGQALVIAAGGAARKVEAGGVEWCIAGNKQVVDQMEEWLRG from the coding sequence ATGAGTGACCAGCCAAGCCTCACAGAGATGATCGATGCCATCATCAAGACCTTCATCGTCGCCCATGCAGACGATACCGATGCCCACCTTGCCCAGGCGCTTGTCTATAACGCCGGCCGCCTGGCCTGGCGCCTGCGTGAGCAGGGCGTAGAAGTATCCCAAAAGACCGACCGTTCGGACGTTGTCACGGACGCTGACTTCGCTGCCGAGCGCTTCGTCGCCGGCGTCCTCGAAGCCCTGCGCGGCGAGGACGGCATCGTGGGCGAAGAAGGCGCCAACCGTGAGTCGAAGTCCGGCCGCACCTGGGTCATCGATCCCGTCGACGGCACCTACAACTTTGCCTCCGGTTTCGACTACTGGTGCTCCGCACTTGCGCTTTCCGACGCCAACGGGGTCATCCTCGGCGCCGTCCACCGCCCCGCCATGGGCTACACCTGGTTTGGCGGCCGTGACTTCCCCGCCACCTTGGACAGCAAGGAGGTCACCCCACTGGTCGATGCTCCCGCAGAAGACCTGTGCCTGTCGACCTACCTCCACCCTTCCTGCATCACCGATCCCAAGATTTCCGCAGCGTGGGAGAAGGTGGCCCCACACTTCGCCACCGTGCGCATGCTCGGCGCTGGGTCTGTGGATCTTTCCTCCGTGGCCGATGGCACGTGGGGTGCATGGATGCAGCACTCTGTGAAGGACTGGGATTGGTACCCAGGCCAAGCGCTGGTCATCGCGGCCGGCGGCGCGGCGCGCAAGGTTGAAGCCGGCGGTGTGGAATGGTGTATCGCGGGTAATAAACAGGTAGTCGATCAGATGGAGGAATGGCTCCGTGGGTAA
- the ftsX gene encoding permease-like cell division protein FtsX, protein MNLSFVFREASKGLGRNITMTIAMVITTAISVALVVAGVLVAQMTKDTKDIYLEQVEVMVQLNEDISTNDPECKDAACAGLKKKLEADDEIESVGYRSQKESYDRFVELFKETDPVMVEETSPDALPAAFHVRLKDPTDTAPIDAIADDPAVTDVIDQQEDVRSAAGNLDAIRNATFIVAGVVALAAIMLIANMVQIAAFQRQRETAIMRMVGASRWITHAPFIVEAILGAIGGVILAGAGIVLGKNLVIDPALKDLYQKQLLAPVTSSDVWTVLPIVGIVALVLAALTAQVTMRAYVRT, encoded by the coding sequence ATGAACTTGAGCTTTGTTTTTCGGGAGGCCTCCAAGGGGCTCGGCCGCAACATCACCATGACCATCGCCATGGTGATCACCACGGCAATTTCGGTGGCACTGGTGGTTGCCGGCGTGCTCGTGGCCCAGATGACCAAGGACACCAAGGACATCTACCTCGAGCAGGTAGAGGTCATGGTGCAGCTCAACGAGGACATCTCCACCAACGATCCGGAGTGCAAGGACGCTGCCTGCGCTGGGCTGAAGAAAAAGCTGGAGGCAGACGATGAGATTGAATCCGTGGGCTATCGCAGTCAGAAAGAGTCCTATGATCGCTTCGTTGAACTGTTCAAGGAAACGGACCCGGTCATGGTGGAGGAAACATCACCGGACGCGCTGCCCGCAGCCTTCCATGTGCGGCTGAAGGACCCGACGGACACCGCGCCTATCGACGCCATCGCGGATGACCCCGCCGTTACCGACGTCATTGACCAACAGGAAGATGTGCGCAGCGCCGCCGGCAACCTGGACGCGATCCGCAATGCCACCTTCATCGTGGCCGGAGTGGTAGCGCTGGCCGCTATCATGCTCATCGCCAACATGGTGCAGATTGCCGCCTTCCAGCGCCAGCGCGAAACCGCCATCATGCGCATGGTGGGCGCCTCGCGCTGGATTACTCACGCGCCGTTCATCGTTGAGGCCATCTTGGGTGCGATTGGCGGCGTTATCCTCGCCGGGGCAGGCATCGTCTTGGGTAAGAACCTGGTCATTGACCCGGCACTCAAGGACCTGTACCAGAAGCAACTCTTGGCCCCCGTGACCTCATCTGATGTGTGGACGGTGCTGCCTATCGTCGGCATTGTGGCGCTGGTTCTGGCTGCGCTCACAGCACAGGTCACCATGCGCGCCTACGTTCGGACCTAA
- the ftsE gene encoding cell division ATP-binding protein FtsE, whose protein sequence is MITFENVSKVYPTSTRPALDNVSFDIDAGEFVFLIGPSGSGKSTFLQLMVRETNVSSGDIYFGDFHVNALKGRQINQLRQSIGYVFQDFRLLPKLNVYDNVAFALQVIGKKKSRIAKQVPEVLDMVGLGAKQHRMPHELSGGEQQRVAVARAFVNRPKLLLADEPTGNLDPATAAEIMALLTKINRRGTTVVMSTHNARAVNDARQRVIELHNGTLVRDEKNAMYGEAL, encoded by the coding sequence GTGATCACTTTTGAGAATGTGTCCAAGGTCTATCCGACCTCCACGAGGCCCGCGCTGGACAATGTGTCTTTTGACATAGACGCCGGCGAATTCGTCTTCCTCATCGGCCCCTCGGGCTCCGGAAAGTCCACCTTTCTGCAGCTCATGGTGCGCGAGACAAACGTGAGCTCCGGTGATATTTATTTCGGGGACTTCCACGTCAACGCCTTGAAGGGCCGCCAAATTAACCAGCTGCGCCAGTCCATCGGCTATGTCTTCCAAGATTTCCGCCTGCTGCCTAAGCTCAATGTCTACGACAATGTAGCGTTTGCCCTACAGGTCATTGGCAAGAAGAAGTCGCGCATTGCGAAGCAGGTTCCGGAGGTCCTCGACATGGTGGGCTTGGGCGCCAAGCAACACCGCATGCCGCACGAGCTTTCTGGTGGCGAACAGCAGCGCGTGGCCGTTGCGCGTGCCTTTGTGAACCGCCCCAAGCTGCTGCTTGCCGACGAACCCACGGGCAACCTCGATCCCGCCACTGCTGCGGAAATCATGGCCTTGCTGACCAAGATCAACCGCCGCGGAACCACCGTGGTGATGTCGACGCATAACGCGCGCGCGGTCAACGACGCCCGCCAGCGCGTCATCGAGCTGCACAACGGCACGCTCGTGCGCGATGAGAAGAACGCGATGTACGGGGAGGCGCTCTAG
- the hisN gene encoding histidinol-phosphatase: MGKYKEDLGLALEMAGHADAVTMHRFEAADLSVKDKPDMTPVSDADLACEKAIRDALKRSRPRDEVLGEEFGGEACYEGRQWVIDPIDGTKNFVRGVPVWATLIALLEDGEPVVSVISAPALRRRWYAAKGGGAYRVFGGEPKRLRVSEVSNLEDASLAMSSLAGWGLHRDTFISLTDKVWRLRGYGDFWNYCLVAEGAVDIAAEPEVSLWDLAAPALLVTEAGGRFTNVRGEDGPHGGSALVTNGTLHKAALSALS; the protein is encoded by the coding sequence GTGGGTAAGTACAAAGAAGACCTCGGCTTAGCCTTGGAAATGGCGGGCCATGCGGATGCCGTCACCATGCACCGTTTTGAGGCTGCTGACCTATCCGTGAAGGACAAGCCGGACATGACTCCGGTTTCGGATGCGGACTTAGCCTGCGAAAAGGCCATCCGTGATGCGCTCAAGCGTTCCCGCCCGCGCGATGAAGTCTTAGGCGAAGAGTTCGGCGGCGAAGCCTGCTATGAGGGCCGCCAGTGGGTCATCGATCCTATCGACGGAACCAAGAACTTCGTGCGTGGCGTCCCTGTCTGGGCCACGCTTATCGCTCTTCTGGAAGACGGCGAACCCGTCGTCTCCGTCATCTCCGCTCCTGCTTTGCGACGTCGCTGGTACGCCGCCAAGGGCGGCGGCGCCTACCGCGTTTTCGGCGGCGAGCCGAAACGTCTGCGCGTCTCCGAAGTGTCCAATCTCGAGGATGCTTCCTTGGCCATGAGCTCCCTGGCCGGGTGGGGGCTTCACCGCGACACCTTCATTTCCCTGACCGACAAGGTCTGGCGCCTGCGCGGCTACGGTGACTTCTGGAACTACTGCCTCGTGGCCGAAGGTGCGGTCGACATCGCTGCCGAGCCTGAGGTTTCCCTCTGGGATCTAGCTGCTCCGGCTCTCCTTGTCACCGAGGCCGGCGGCCGCTTCACCAACGTTCGCGGCGAGGACGGACCCCACGGCGGCTCGGCACTGGTCACCAACGGCACTCTGCACAAGGCTGCCCTCTCTGCCCTGTCCTAA
- the prfB gene encoding peptide chain release factor 2: MRPEQTARLEELSATLTSIEKVMDPEAVSERVRELEAQAGDPSLWDDPDHAQKVTSALSAEQAKLRKLTSLRGRIEDLPVMAELAEEEGDEASQELVDTELKELEAAIESLEITTMLSGEYDEREAVINIRSGAGGVDAADWAEMLMRMYTRWAEKNGHKVDVYDISYAEEAGIKSATFVVHGEYMYGQLSVEQGAHRLVRISPFDNQGRRQTSFAEVEVLPVVEQTDSIEVPDSEVRVDVYRSSGPGGQSVNTTDSAVRLTHIPTGIVVTCQNEKSQIQNKASAMRVLQAKLLERKRQEERAELDALGAGGNASWGNQMRSYVLHPYQMVKDLRTNFEVGDPSKVLDGDIDGFLEAGIRWRMEGNEA, translated from the coding sequence ATGCGTCCGGAACAAACAGCACGACTTGAGGAACTCAGCGCCACCTTGACCTCGATTGAAAAGGTGATGGACCCGGAGGCGGTGTCCGAGCGCGTGCGCGAGCTCGAGGCCCAGGCGGGGGACCCGTCGCTGTGGGACGACCCCGACCATGCCCAGAAGGTGACCTCAGCCCTTTCGGCGGAACAGGCGAAGCTGCGCAAGCTGACCTCCCTGCGGGGGAGGATTGAGGATCTACCCGTCATGGCTGAGTTGGCGGAAGAAGAAGGCGATGAGGCCTCCCAGGAGTTGGTGGACACCGAGCTGAAGGAGCTGGAAGCCGCCATCGAATCTCTTGAGATCACCACCATGTTGTCCGGCGAGTATGACGAGCGTGAGGCCGTCATCAACATTCGCTCTGGCGCCGGTGGCGTGGATGCTGCGGACTGGGCGGAGATGCTCATGCGCATGTACACCCGCTGGGCGGAGAAGAACGGCCACAAGGTAGATGTGTACGACATCTCCTATGCCGAGGAAGCCGGCATCAAGTCTGCCACCTTCGTCGTCCATGGTGAATACATGTATGGCCAGCTCTCCGTGGAACAGGGCGCGCACCGCCTCGTGCGCATCTCGCCCTTTGATAACCAGGGGCGCCGCCAGACCTCCTTTGCTGAGGTGGAGGTTCTTCCGGTGGTGGAGCAGACCGACTCCATCGAGGTGCCGGATTCGGAGGTGCGCGTGGATGTCTACCGCTCGTCGGGACCAGGCGGGCAGTCGGTGAATACGACGGACTCGGCAGTGCGCTTGACACACATTCCGACCGGCATCGTGGTGACCTGTCAGAACGAGAAGTCCCAGATCCAGAACAAGGCTTCTGCTATGCGCGTGCTGCAGGCCAAGTTGCTGGAGCGCAAGCGCCAGGAGGAGCGCGCGGAGCTCGATGCGCTGGGCGCGGGCGGCAATGCGTCCTGGGGAAACCAGATGCGCTCCTATGTGTTGCACCCGTATCAGATGGTCAAGGATCTGCGCACAAACTTCGAGGTCGGTGACCCGTCCAAGGTGCTGGATGGCGATATTGACGGCTTCTTGGAGGCGGGTATTCGGTGGCGCATGGAGGGCAACGAGGCCTAG
- a CDS encoding vWA domain-containing protein encodes MNTAPRFSSSSRFTALLGFLAAIAIAIVAGIFPVAAADDKTVESPSPSTSNAPSGSSTMAPTMVVFDSSGSMITNDAGGQTRIDAAKEAARTFISEAGDDAPLGLVTYGGNTGEAPEDEAAGCQDITVVTPPEAGNTEKMIAHMDGLQPRGFTPIGESLRKAAAELPKEGQRSIILVSDGVATCTPPPVCDVAKELKEQGIDLVINTVGFNVEPEAQQELQCIADATGGTYADASDADSLAKELRRAAPRAYNAYESDLEEIEGGETEGSPAKVDRDVEAFSTTLRPKEGSQSRDESAHYFSTPLAEGEHVVISATTAQEPSINNFRRGEYLHIAIDTQELSCELDAVNSTDSSVNQYQTATLYSVAGGENGCPTEDLVFSINRSGDWKQDEELSTEVTITRFGKPDLQGQPDAAEDKTEAGPVAASGEPTEVTPGTWFTDASELSPKQPVRAQIVPGETHFYRIPVEHGQQLAGKVSMVEEAEDFEHSGAGDGLVLTAYNDARSEIRMEGYRATVQKDSSQDFSYPAPILFANRYGGSSNEGSGWPDNVRVWKGGEQYIAVNYEQFLSDQEIDENTQLPVLTYDLVVDAFGDPVPEPTFAPVKVETEKPSEAPKPTAQDNSNNQAQAKDNSSFFSAIPLPLIGGLGLLVLLGLIIALVLVIRSLNR; translated from the coding sequence ATGAATACAGCGCCTCGCTTCTCGTCGTCATCACGATTCACCGCGTTACTTGGCTTCCTAGCCGCCATCGCCATTGCCATTGTGGCTGGGATCTTTCCAGTAGCCGCTGCCGACGACAAGACAGTAGAATCCCCCAGCCCATCCACGTCGAATGCTCCGTCTGGCTCCAGCACTATGGCCCCCACCATGGTGGTCTTCGATTCCTCCGGTTCCATGATCACCAACGACGCCGGCGGCCAGACCCGCATCGATGCTGCCAAAGAGGCCGCCCGAACCTTCATTAGTGAAGCCGGCGACGATGCCCCGCTGGGCCTTGTCACCTACGGCGGCAATACCGGCGAGGCGCCCGAGGATGAGGCGGCCGGTTGTCAAGACATCACCGTGGTAACACCACCCGAGGCAGGCAACACTGAGAAGATGATTGCCCACATGGACGGCTTGCAACCCCGCGGCTTTACCCCCATCGGTGAGTCCCTGCGAAAAGCCGCGGCCGAACTGCCAAAGGAAGGCCAGCGCAGCATCATCTTGGTCTCCGACGGCGTGGCCACCTGTACCCCGCCACCAGTGTGTGACGTAGCCAAGGAGCTTAAGGAACAAGGTATCGATCTCGTCATTAACACGGTGGGCTTCAACGTTGAGCCCGAGGCTCAACAGGAACTGCAGTGCATTGCCGACGCCACCGGCGGCACCTACGCCGATGCTTCCGACGCCGATAGCTTGGCCAAAGAACTACGCCGCGCCGCCCCGCGCGCTTACAACGCCTACGAGTCAGACTTGGAGGAGATCGAAGGCGGCGAAACCGAAGGTTCCCCGGCCAAGGTAGACCGTGACGTAGAGGCCTTTTCCACCACTCTTCGCCCTAAAGAAGGCTCACAGTCTCGGGATGAATCCGCTCACTATTTCTCAACGCCACTGGCCGAAGGGGAGCACGTAGTCATCAGCGCCACCACCGCGCAGGAACCAAGCATCAACAACTTCCGCCGTGGTGAGTATCTCCACATTGCAATAGACACCCAAGAACTGTCTTGTGAGCTCGACGCAGTTAATTCCACCGACTCCTCTGTGAACCAGTATCAGACTGCGACGTTATACAGCGTTGCAGGTGGTGAGAACGGCTGTCCCACCGAAGACCTGGTCTTCAGCATTAATCGCTCCGGCGACTGGAAGCAGGATGAAGAGCTCAGTACAGAAGTAACCATCACTCGCTTCGGCAAACCCGACCTGCAGGGTCAACCCGACGCAGCCGAAGACAAGACTGAAGCAGGTCCCGTTGCAGCCTCCGGAGAGCCCACTGAGGTTACTCCCGGTACGTGGTTCACCGATGCCAGCGAGCTTTCTCCGAAGCAACCCGTACGAGCACAGATCGTCCCCGGTGAAACTCACTTTTATCGAATCCCTGTCGAGCACGGCCAGCAACTTGCGGGCAAGGTATCCATGGTTGAGGAGGCAGAAGATTTCGAGCACTCCGGAGCTGGTGATGGACTTGTTCTGACTGCCTATAACGACGCGCGCAGTGAGATTCGCATGGAAGGATACCGTGCGACCGTCCAGAAAGACAGCAGCCAAGACTTCAGTTATCCAGCGCCGATCCTCTTTGCCAACCGTTATGGTGGCTCTAGCAACGAAGGTTCTGGGTGGCCGGACAATGTTCGTGTATGGAAAGGCGGCGAGCAATATATCGCCGTCAACTATGAACAATTCCTCAGCGACCAAGAAATCGACGAAAACACCCAACTGCCGGTGCTGACCTATGACCTCGTGGTGGACGCCTTCGGCGATCCCGTCCCGGAACCAACCTTTGCTCCTGTCAAGGTTGAAACTGAGAAACCTTCGGAGGCACCAAAGCCAACTGCCCAGGACAACTCCAATAACCAGGCGCAAGCCAAGGACAACTCTTCGTTCTTCTCTGCTATCCCGCTTCCCTTGATTGGCGGGCTGGGGTTGCTAGTCCTGCTTGGCCTCATCATTGCACTAGTGCTTGTCATCAGGAGCCTCAACCGCTAG
- a CDS encoding S1 family peptidase — MRRIPHLKKVLVGSAFAGAFFLGNPAAGAQELPTIPELDSAGIVDQVRADLASVGIETKPVDAELTDAIDTAVNGAAAQAAQDASAAAASAANSPVARQVADQAQVPAFPEAPAYTGADAITGDPLTNPEPIGLLQEATQPEFVPKGTDPNYVWKNDSFSKLAAGKPQADYVLHRVPGSFYDAPQIPEESNTAMTEGKSLYGPGTPLYISEDTMCTLTAAGTDAQGRKVGITAGHCGNVGDPVSSADSWQVGPTGTLVTKNTYLDYSVIEFGSKAEVTRSYNGVTAYGVGGAAQPGEVACKRGVATGTTCGMTFQHGKEISVNQVCAMVGDSGAPVFRDGRIVGSVSRGLFPGLPSCRTPWQGALHNPTVVSNTDAIIADLNRREGVGSGFTIPEN; from the coding sequence ATGCGAAGAATCCCGCACCTTAAGAAAGTCCTTGTGGGCTCGGCTTTCGCAGGTGCGTTTTTCCTGGGCAACCCGGCGGCCGGCGCCCAGGAACTTCCCACCATCCCGGAGCTAGATTCGGCGGGCATCGTGGACCAGGTGCGAGCGGATTTGGCGTCTGTGGGTATTGAGACCAAGCCGGTGGACGCCGAGCTTACCGACGCCATCGATACCGCCGTCAACGGCGCCGCCGCTCAAGCAGCACAAGACGCTTCCGCCGCAGCGGCGTCCGCGGCGAACTCTCCAGTAGCACGCCAGGTTGCGGACCAAGCGCAGGTGCCGGCTTTCCCGGAGGCTCCTGCCTACACCGGTGCTGACGCCATCACGGGCGACCCGCTGACCAACCCGGAGCCGATTGGGCTGCTGCAGGAGGCTACGCAGCCGGAATTCGTGCCGAAGGGCACGGATCCGAACTACGTGTGGAAGAACGACTCGTTCTCCAAACTAGCTGCAGGCAAGCCGCAGGCAGATTACGTGCTGCACCGCGTGCCGGGGTCCTTCTACGATGCACCACAGATACCCGAGGAATCCAACACTGCGATGACCGAGGGTAAGTCCCTCTACGGCCCGGGCACCCCGCTGTATATCAGCGAGGACACGATGTGCACGCTGACTGCAGCAGGTACCGATGCCCAAGGCCGCAAGGTTGGCATCACCGCTGGCCACTGCGGCAACGTGGGTGATCCTGTGTCGTCGGCGGACTCCTGGCAGGTTGGCCCTACCGGCACCCTGGTGACTAAGAACACCTACCTGGACTACTCGGTTATTGAGTTTGGTTCCAAGGCTGAGGTAACCCGCAGCTACAACGGCGTGACCGCCTACGGTGTCGGCGGCGCGGCACAGCCAGGTGAGGTTGCCTGCAAGCGTGGCGTCGCCACTGGTACCACCTGCGGTATGACGTTCCAGCACGGCAAGGAGATCTCCGTGAACCAGGTCTGCGCCATGGTGGGTGATTCCGGCGCACCGGTTTTCCGTGACGGTCGCATCGTTGGCTCGGTCTCCCGTGGACTGTTCCCGGGCCTGCCGTCCTGCCGTACTCCATGGCAGGGAGCACTGCACAACCCGACGGTCGTCTCTAACACCGATGCCATCATCGCGGATCTGAACCGCCGCGAAGGCGTGGGTTCCGGCTTCACGATTCCGGAGAACTAG